One segment of Polaribacter huanghezhanensis DNA contains the following:
- a CDS encoding fasciclin domain-containing protein, with amino-acid sequence MKNSNYFKASVFIFTLLLGQTIFAQKTKMVGGAEMYPTKNIIENAVNSKDHTTLVAAVKAADLVGVLSSDGPFTVFAPTNKAFSMLPKGTVETLLKPENKMKLQSILKYHVVAGKWNAKDIIKIIKKHNGKAVIKTVSGGEITAWMKGENVYISDENGRKAKVTIADVNQSNGVIHVIDAVLLPK; translated from the coding sequence ATGAAAAATTCAAATTATTTTAAAGCTTCCGTATTCATTTTTACATTATTACTAGGGCAAACTATTTTTGCTCAAAAAACCAAAATGGTTGGCGGTGCAGAAATGTATCCAACTAAAAACATTATTGAGAATGCTGTGAATTCTAAAGATCACACAACACTAGTTGCTGCAGTAAAAGCTGCTGATTTAGTGGGCGTTTTATCTAGCGATGGACCTTTTACGGTTTTTGCACCAACAAATAAAGCTTTTAGTATGTTGCCAAAAGGTACAGTAGAGACTTTATTAAAACCAGAAAATAAGATGAAGTTACAATCAATTTTAAAGTATCATGTTGTTGCAGGGAAATGGAATGCAAAAGATATTATAAAAATAATAAAAAAACATAACGGTAAAGCAGTTATTAAAACAGTTAGTGGTGGTGAAATTACTGCTTGGATGAAAGGGGAAAATGTTTATATCTCTGATGAAAATGGTAGAAAAGCTAAAGTTACTATTGCAGATGTAAATCAGTCTAATGGAGTTATCCACGTAATTGACGCTGTTTTATTACCAAAGTAA
- a CDS encoding diacylglycerol kinase family protein, with protein MKNPNDGFLKGRLRSMRFALKGMWLLITTEDSIKAQFFIGLISFFIGFYFDISATEWMLQLIVIALVLVAEACNTAIEKMADFVHPEFHKKIGFIKDIAAGAPSFAAIFALIVVGIIYIPKILELF; from the coding sequence ATGAAAAATCCAAATGATGGTTTTTTAAAAGGGAGACTACGAAGCATGAGGTTTGCTTTAAAAGGAATGTGGTTATTAATAACAACAGAAGATAGTATAAAAGCACAGTTTTTTATAGGTCTTATTTCATTCTTTATTGGTTTTTATTTTGATATTTCTGCAACAGAATGGATGTTGCAATTAATCGTAATCGCTTTAGTTTTAGTTGCAGAAGCATGTAATACTGCAATAGAAAAAATGGCTGATTTTGTGCATCCAGAATTTCATAAAAAAATAGGATTCATTAAAGACATTGCTGCTGGAGCACCAAGTTTTGCAGCCATATTTGCGCTAATTGTTGTCGGAATTATATACATTCCTAAAATACTAGAGTTATTCTAA
- a CDS encoding MATE family efflux transporter — translation MNLSLYTSEFKYNWKLAAPVMLGMLGHTFVSFVDNIMVGQLGTAELAAVSLGNSFMFIAMSLGIGFSTAITPLIAEADSANNFDKAKSTFKHGLFLCTVLGIALFLLVFFAKPLMYLMKQPTEVVELAIPYLDLVAFSLIPLVIFQALKQFSDGLSMTKYPMYATLLANVLNVLLNYLLIFGKFGFPEMGMVGAAYGTLLSRAVMVVYLWWLLSKKERSKRLIANLKFFMLDKLMIRKLINLGAPSAMQMFFEVAIFTAAIWLSGLLGKNPQAANQIALNLSSMTFMVAMGLSVASMIRVGNQKGLHNYKELRRIAFSIFFMAILLSVFFAIIFFLFHQYLPRIYVDFDDSVNFVDNMEVVSIASQLLIAAAIFQISDGIQVVVLGALRGLQDVKIPTILTFISYWLIGFPVSYYFGKEEHLGSFGIWLGLLAGLSTAAILLYIRFNYLTLKLIREKEN, via the coding sequence GTGAACTTATCTTTATACACATCAGAATTTAAATACAATTGGAAACTTGCAGCACCTGTAATGTTAGGGATGTTGGGGCATACTTTTGTGAGTTTTGTAGATAATATAATGGTTGGGCAATTAGGAACAGCAGAATTAGCAGCGGTTTCTTTAGGAAACAGTTTCATGTTTATTGCCATGTCTTTAGGAATTGGATTTTCTACAGCAATAACTCCTTTAATTGCAGAAGCCGATTCGGCAAATAATTTTGATAAAGCAAAATCTACTTTTAAACACGGATTGTTTTTATGTACTGTTTTAGGAATTGCATTGTTCTTATTGGTGTTTTTTGCAAAACCATTAATGTATTTAATGAAACAGCCAACAGAAGTGGTTGAGTTGGCAATTCCGTATTTAGATTTGGTGGCTTTTTCGTTAATTCCGTTAGTTATTTTTCAAGCATTAAAACAATTTAGTGATGGACTATCCATGACTAAATATCCTATGTATGCTACATTACTTGCCAATGTTTTAAATGTTTTGTTAAACTATTTATTGATTTTTGGAAAGTTTGGTTTTCCTGAAATGGGAATGGTTGGTGCAGCTTACGGAACATTGCTTTCTCGTGCAGTAATGGTTGTCTATTTATGGTGGTTATTGTCAAAAAAAGAACGTTCAAAACGCTTGATTGCCAATCTAAAATTCTTTATGCTTGATAAATTGATGATTCGGAAACTCATTAATTTAGGAGCACCAAGTGCAATGCAAATGTTTTTTGAAGTGGCTATTTTTACAGCAGCAATTTGGTTGAGTGGTTTGTTGGGGAAAAATCCACAAGCAGCAAATCAAATCGCATTAAATTTATCTTCAATGACTTTTATGGTTGCCATGGGATTAAGTGTTGCATCAATGATTAGAGTAGGAAATCAAAAAGGATTACACAATTATAAAGAACTTAGAAGAATCGCATTTTCTATCTTTTTTATGGCAATTTTATTATCTGTTTTCTTTGCGATTATCTTCTTTTTATTCCACCAATATTTACCAAGAATTTACGTAGATTTTGATGACTCTGTTAATTTTGTTGATAATATGGAAGTTGTTTCTATAGCATCACAACTGTTAATTGCAGCAGCAATTTTTCAAATTTCAGATGGAATTCAAGTAGTAGTTTTAGGTGCTTTGCGTGGTTTACAAGATGTAAAGATCCCGACAATTCTTACCTTTATTTCGTACTGGTTAATTGGCTTTCCGGTAAGTTATTATTTCGGAAAAGAAGAACATTTAGGCAGTTTCGGAATTTGGCTTGGTTTATTAGCCGGATTATCAACCGCAGCCATTTTATTATATATTCGTTTTAATTATTTAACTTTAAAACTTATTAGAGAGAAAGAAAACTAA
- a CDS encoding KTSC domain-containing protein, whose amino-acid sequence MKRISQYKKLFNVEGTVDLKELKTTYRNLVKQWHPDKFLEEDKKEIAEIESTKIIDGYHFLVSIAPETKAANLEDYKTTITEFQVADWHHKSMLLEVTFTDGNTYEYFGVSRILFGKFVNAKSMNNFGKRNIFNSFIYRKSKKAAVMA is encoded by the coding sequence ATGAAAAGAATCAGCCAATATAAAAAGTTATTTAATGTTGAAGGAACTGTCGATTTAAAAGAGCTAAAAACTACCTACAGAAATTTGGTAAAACAATGGCATCCCGATAAATTTTTAGAAGAAGACAAAAAAGAAATTGCAGAAATAGAAAGTACTAAAATTATTGATGGCTATCATTTTTTAGTGAGCATTGCTCCAGAAACGAAAGCTGCAAATTTAGAAGATTACAAAACTACTATTACAGAATTTCAAGTAGCAGATTGGCATCATAAAAGCATGTTGTTAGAAGTTACTTTTACGGATGGAAACACCTACGAATACTTTGGTGTGAGTCGTATTCTTTTTGGAAAGTTTGTAAATGCAAAATCTATGAATAACTTCGGAAAAAGAAATATTTTCAATTCTTTTATTTACAGAAAATCAAAGAAAGCAGCTGTAATGGCTTAA
- the tpx gene encoding thiol peroxidase, whose product MANITLKGNAINTIGDLPKVGEKAPNFNLTTVDLSSKKLSDFSGKKVILNIFPSIDTGTCAASVREFNKKAANLENTIVACISRDLPFAQARFCGAEGIENVIMLSDFATGKFGKDYQLEITNGPLANLNSRAIVIVYENGNVIYTEQVSEIVDEPNYEAALKSI is encoded by the coding sequence ATGGCAAATATCACTTTAAAAGGAAATGCAATAAACACCATCGGAGATTTACCAAAAGTAGGAGAAAAAGCTCCAAACTTCAATTTAACAACAGTCGATTTATCTTCTAAAAAATTATCAGATTTTTCTGGAAAAAAAGTAATTTTAAACATTTTTCCGAGTATTGACACCGGAACTTGCGCTGCATCAGTTAGAGAATTTAATAAAAAAGCAGCCAATTTAGAAAACACTATTGTTGCTTGTATTTCTAGAGATTTACCTTTTGCCCAGGCTCGTTTTTGTGGTGCAGAAGGCATTGAAAATGTGATTATGTTATCAGATTTTGCTACTGGAAAATTCGGAAAAGATTATCAATTAGAAATTACAAATGGTCCTTTAGCAAATCTAAATTCAAGAGCAATTGTTATTGTTTATGAAAACGGAAATGTAATTTATACAGAACAAGTTTCAGAAATTGTTGACGAGCCAAATTATGAAGCCGCATTAAAATCAATCTAG